Part of the Tenacibaculum sp. SZ-18 genome, TGAAAAATCAAAGATATTTCGTTTCCCCGAATTTTTAGGAAATCAGCTTCACCAAAGTTTAGAATATTATTATTTTGAAAAGAAATAGTTCCTTTAAAATGGATATTATCTCCTGAAAGTAACCCCATTATACTCAAGGACATAATCGATTTTCCGCTTCCGCTTTCTCCCACTAAACCAAGAATACTATTATTCTTAATTGTGAAATTTATTTTTTTAAGAATAGGTTTATTTTTAATGGAAACTGAAAAATCTTTGAGAATTAGCATTATTTAACTTTAAGGTTACATTTTATTCAACAAAGATATTGGTTGTTGTAAAAATTTGTATGAAATCAAACAAACATTTTGATTTAAGTAAAAAAAAATTATATTTGGCGCACTATTAACAAAATTTTAAGGTTTGTTTTAACATTTTTTAATGTGAATCTACTTTAAGTTTTATTTAACTCAAAATAACCCTTCAAAAATGAGAAACAAGTACACTGCAAAGTTACTGCTTTCTGCTGGTATGCTAGTTTTTGCTAGTAATGCATTTGCACAAAGTGAGGAGCAAATCCAGAAAATTCGTAGTGAATACGATTTGGTAAAGCTTCAAACAATTCAAAAGAATCTACAAAACAAGGAAAATCTTCAAAAAAAGGAAGCAATGAGAATTGCTCAACAAAAAGGATGGAAGACTACCATCAAAAAGGAAGACGGAACTTTTATGGAATTACAACGTGTAGTTAATGGAAAACCAATATATTATACTACATTTAACGTTGATGCTGCAAGATCCACAAGAACAGATCACTTACATTCAGGAGGTTCGTTAGGTTTAAATTTAATGGGACAAGGAATGACCGCCAATGTTTGGGACGGTGGAGGAACACGTAACACTCACCAAGAATTTGATGGTGCAGGAGGAAACAATCGTGTTTCTACAATTGACGGTTCTACGCTAAACGGGAACAGTTTTCATGCCCAGCATGTTACGGGAACAATTGTTGCTTCGGGTGTTGTTGCAGATGCAAAAGGTATGGCGCCGCACGCTAAGGCAAGAACTGCTGATTGGAATAACGATAAATCCGAAGCTACTACAGAAACTGGAAACGGAATGATTCTTTCAAATCACTCTTACGGTTATGCTTTTAGAAACCAATTTGGACAAGTTCAATTACCACAGCATTTTTTTGGTGGATATATTGAAGAGTCTCGTGATTGGGATGAAATCTTATTTAATGCTCCAAACTATTTAATGGTTGTTGCTGCTGGTAATGACGGTAACGATAACTCAGCAAATCAAAATCCAACAGGAGGATCGGGATGGGATAAATTAACTGGACATTCAACTTCTAAGAACAACTTAGTAGTAGCAAATGCTCAGGATGCTAATATTGACGCAAATGGAAACTTAGTTTCTGTTTCAATAAATAGTTCAAGTAGTGAAGGTCCTACTGATGATATGCGTATTAAGCCAGATATTACTGGAAATGGTACAGGAGTTTATTCAACTTATGATAATAATGACAGCGCCTATAATTCAATAACAGGAACGTCAATGGCTTCTCCGAACGTTACAGGTTCATTATTATTACTACAACAACACTATGGAAATTTAAATGGTGGTAGTTTAATGAGAGCTGCAACATTAAAAGGTTTAGCACTTCATACAGCAGATGATGCAGGTGCTGCTGGTCCGGACGCAGTTTTTGGATGGGGTCTTTTAAATACTAAAAGAGCTGCTGAAGCTATTACAGCAAATGGTAATGGTTCTAAGATTGAGCAGCTAACATTAACAAGTGGACAAACATATACTATTACTGTGGATTCTGATGGAACAAGTCCATTATTAGCTTCTATTTCATGGACAGATAGACCAGGTACCGCAAATACAACGGTTAACTCTACCACACCGGTATTAGTCAACGATTTAGATATCAGAGTAACAAAAGGAAATACAACATATTTACCATATGAATTAACAGGACCAACATCTAGTGCTTTAAGAGATAATAATGTTGATCCGTATGAAAGAGTAGATGTAAATGGAGCATCAGGAACTTACACAATTACTGTAACTAACAAAGGAACATTAGTTGGAGGAAGTCAAGCTTTTTCTTTAATTGTAACAGGTGTTACAGGAACTCCTGCAGTTTGTAATGCAACTACTCCAACAGGAGTTGGTGTAACGGGTCTTTCTCAAACAGGAGCTACTGTAAACTGGTCAGCTGTCGCTGGAACTACTTATGACGTTAGACACCGTCCAGTTGGAGGTTCATGGACTGTAAATGCGGTGACTGGAACATCTACTTCTTTGTCTGGTTTAACTGCTGGAACTCAATATCAAGTGCAAGTCCGTAGTAAATGTCCTAATGGAACAAACTCATCTTACAGTACTACGACAACATTCACAACTGTTGCACCAACACCATGTGAGTCATTACCATATGCTGAAAGTTTTGAAAGTAATGATGGATGGACTCAAGTTTCAGGAGATGATGGAGATTGGGTAAGAGATAGTGGAGGAACACCTTCTTCAACTACTGGACCAAGTTCAGGAGCAGATGGATCTTTCTACATGTTCTTAGAAGCTTCGACTAATAATAGTCCAGGACAAATAGGAAACAACGCTACTGCAATATTAGAAAGTGGATGTTTCGATTTATCTGGAAAGTCTGAGGCTACTTTTGCATTTAAAAACCACATGTATGGTACAAATATGGGATCTTTAACAGCTCAAATTTCTACTAACGATGGATCAACTTGGACAAATATTTGGACTCAATCAGGAAACCAAGGAAACCAATGGAATTCGGTTTCTGTTAATTTAAATAGTTATGTAGGATCAACAATCAAGTTAAGATTAGTCGGTACTACAGGTAATAGCTGGAGAAGTGATGTTGCTATTGATGATATAGAAATCACGGCTGTTGATGCAGGATCAGATACACAAGCACCATCTACGCCATCTAATGTTCAAGCCTCAAATATTTCACAAACTACTGCCACTTTAAGCTGGAATGCTTCTACTGATAATGTTGGAGTAACAGGTTACGAAATATTCCAAGGGTCTTCAAGTATAGGAACAGTTACTGGAACTTCTGCTAATTTAACAGGTTTAGCATCTGGTACTTCTTACACTTTTTCTGTAAGGGCTCAAGATGCTGCAGGAAATGTTTCTAATGCAGGTTCTGTTACGTTCTCTACTGTTAATCCAGCTCCAACGTATTGTACTTCTAGTGGAAATAGAACATCATATGAGTGGATTGATAACGTAGAATTAGGAGGAATTTCAAATGCAACAGGTGCAGGAAGTGGATATTCTGACTTTACAAATTTAGTTGGGAACTTAGCACAAGGAAGCACAAATACTATGATTGTAAGTGCTGGATTTAGTGGATCTTCATATACAGAATATTGGGCAGTATGGATTGACTTTAATCAAGATGGAACATTTGCTGATAGTGAAAAGGTAGTTTCAGGTTCGTCTTCTAGTGCGAATAACCTATCGGCTACTGTGAATGTACCTTCTAATGCTGTTTTAGGTCAAACCAGAATGCGTGTTTCTATGAAGTATAACAGCGCTCAAACTGCTTGTGAAAACTTCGGAGATGGAGAAGTAGAGGATTATACTATTAATATTACATCTTCTTCAAACAGTTTATTTACTACGTTTAATAGCACAAATGCTGATGCTCTGGGTAATGAAGTAGCAACTACGTTTACTGCTTATCCAAACCCAGCAAGAGATATTATTCAAGTGAAGTCTAGCAACAGAAATGTTGGATTAGCTTCATATAGAATTTTAAATTCAATTGGGCAAACTGTTCAATCTGGAGAATTAACAAATGATAGAATTAATGTTTCGAAACTTGGCTTAGGTATGTATATCCTAGAAGTTAATGACGGACAAAAATTATTTAATACTAAATTGGTTAAAAGATAGAAACCCTTCAATTTTACTTAAACCAAGAATAAAACCCGAGCTTTTGCTCGGGTTTTTGCATTTTTAAATTGTATTTTTTTTGCAATCCATAACGATATTTTTACATAAAATTTAACATAAACTTACAATCTATACAAAAATTTAACAAAAAATATAAACTATGTGAACGTTGAAGTATATTTGGACACCTTGATTACCCCTTCTATAAATTCTTCAATAAGAGCCCTAATAAGTTGTGGTAAATCAAATAGTTTAACGAAAACCATTAAAACCCTTCAAAGAATGAAGAAAATTACTTTATTATTTCTTTTCATTGCGGGTGCACTTTTTTCTCAACAAAAGAGAAACTGTCACTCCATGAATAATTTAGAATTTAGACAACAAAAAAACCCTGCCATCAAACAAAAAATGATGGAAATTGAAAAGTTTACTCAGAATAAACTTTTACAAATGCAAAACCTTCAAAAAAAGGTAGATGGCGAAATTATTAAGATACCTGTAGTTGTACATGTAATCTATAGTAATGCACAAGAGAACATTAGTGTTGCGCAAATTCAATCTCAAATTGATGTACTAAATGAAGACTTCAGAAGAACTAATTCCGATGCAAATAACAAATGGTCTCAAGCAGCAGATACTCAAATTGAGTTTGCATTAGCAGCTATTGATCCAAACGGAAATCCTAGTTCTGGTATAACAAGAAAAGCTTCTACTAGAACTTCTTGGGGAACTAACGATGCAATGAAAAGTACTGCACAAGGAGGTGTAAGTCCTTGGGACACTTCTGAATATTTAAACATGTGGGTTTGTAATATTGGAGGAGGAATTTTAGGATACGCACAATTTCCTGGTGGTAGTGCTGCAACAGATGGAGTGGTTATGAGTCCACAATATTTTGGAAGTTCAGACAAAGGTTCTGGTTTTTATTTATCAGCTCCTTTTGATAAAGGTAGAACGACTACCCACGAGGTTGGACACTTTTTGAATTTACGTCACATTTGGGGTGATGGTGGATGTTCTGTTGACGATTTTGTTTCTGATACACCTACTTCTGATGCACCAAACTATGGGTGTGCGACAGGACATGTGTCATGTGGTTCCGAAGATATGGTTGAGAACTTTATGGATTATTCTGATGATTCCTGTATGAATTTATATACAGTGGGACAAAAAAATAGAATGAGAGCTGTTTTAGAAGCTGGAGGAGTTAGAAGAAGTTTAGCTTTATCTGATAAGTTCTCTCCAGCAGTATGTAATGCAACTACACCAACTGGAGTTAATGTATCAGGAGTTTCATCTTCGGAAGCTACTGTTTCTTGGAATGATGTTTCTGGAGCTACTTTTGATGTAAGATTCCGTCCCGTAGGAACTAGTTCTTGGACTGTAAATGCTGTTTCTGGAACATCAATTACCTTATCGGGTTTATCTGCTTCAACACAATACCAAGTACAAGTAAGAAGTAAGTGTTCTTCAGGGAACTCTTCGTATAGTTCAACAGTTAATTTTACAACTACTGAAGTACAGTTAAATTACTGTGATTCAAAAGGTAATAATGTAAACGATGAATATATTGGAAGAGTTGCTATTGGATCAATTAACAATACTTCTGGAAACGGAAATGGATATTCCGATTTTACTTCGCAGTCTACCTCTTTAGAAAAGTCAGCCTCTGCAAGTATTACAATTACACCTATCTGGACGGGTACTGTTTACAGCGAAGGTTATGCAGTATTTATTGATTATAATCAAGATGGAGATTTTACAGATAGTGGTGAAACAGTTTGGACGCAATCTGCTACACAAAATACACCAGTTTCTGGATCATTCGCTATTCCTGCTGGAGCAACTGAAGGAGCAACAAGAATGCGTATATCTATGAAGTATAATGGAGTGCCTACTTCATGTGAAACATTCTCTTACGGAGAAGTAGAGGATTATACAGTTGTAATTGTCGCTGCTGCGCCAGATACACAGGCGCCTTCTCAACCTTCAAATTTACAAGCTTCGGCCGTTACGCAAACTACGGCAACAGTAAGTTGGAATGCTTCTTCTGATAATGTAGGAGTTACAGGTTATGAGGTATTTAGAGGTTCTACTAGTTTAGGGACTATAACTGGAACTTCAGCGAACTTAACAGGGTTATTGGCAAATACTTCTTACACAGTTTCAGTAAGAGCTAAAGATGCTGCAGGAAACCAATCAAATGCTGGATCAGTTACATTTACAACTTTAAGTAATCAAGTTTCATATTGTGCTTCAAGTGGAAATAGAGTTACTTACGAATGGATTGATAATGTAGAATTAGGAGGAATAGCAAATGCAACTGGACGTAATGGAGGATATGGAGATTTTACGGATCAAGTTGGAACATTGGCTCAAGGAAGTTCTAATACAATGATTGTAAGTGCTGGATTTAGAAGTACTGCATATACTGAATATTGGGCAGTTTGGATTGACTTCAATCAAGATGGAACATTCTCTGAGAGTGAAAAAGTAGTTTCTGGATCTTCTTCTAGTGCAAATAACTTATCTGCTACAGTAAATGTACCTTCAAATGCAGTACTAGGAAATACGAGAATGCGTGTATCTATGAAGTACAATGCAGCACAAACAGCTTGTGAAAACTTTGGAGATGGAGAAGTAGAAGATTATACAATCAATATTACAAGCTCGGCTCGTCAAGATTTAGTGTCGTCAGGTGCTGATGCATTAGGAAATGAAGCTGCGATAGATTTATTAGCATTCCCTAACCCAACAACTAACTTTGTTCATGTGAAATTATCTAATAGAGCTGCTGAAATATCTTCATACAGTATTATGAATACAATCGGACAAACAGTTCAACAAGGCGAACTTACCAATGGAACAATTAACGTTTCTAATTTATCATTAGGAATGTACATTTTAGAGGTAAATGATGGTCAAAAATCATTTAAAACTAAATTATTGAAGAAATAATAGATGTCCTTACCCTATTATTAACATTAAAAATCCGAGCAATTTGCTCGGATTTTTAATTTTTTGGTGAATCCATCCATATAACTCAGTAATATATATTTATAATAAATATGTCAATTCGAGTGAAATTCTGAAAAGAATCATGGATTATATTCTTCATTAATCAAAATTGCTGTTCTCGTTGTAATTTTCAATTGAAACTAGTTCGAAATGAAAATTTCGATTATCATCAGCCTAATGTTCAACTCACTTTAATAGTTGATGTCAATAAAATATATCGCTCTTAAACACTACCTTTGTGTGCTTACATGCGCTAAAATTATATTATGAATTACCTTACTGTTGAAAATATTTCTAAAGCTTACGGAGAACGCGTTTTATTTGAAGACTTATCTTTTGGAATTAACAAAGATCAAAAGATTGCTTTTGTAGCGAAAAATGGCAGTGGTAAAACATCTATTTTAAATATTGTTGCAGGGAAAGATGTTCCAGATTCTGGACAAATTGTAAGTAGAAAAGGAATTCATATTGCGTACTTATCTCAAGAACACCATTTTGATGTGAATAAATCGATTGAAGAAACTATTTTCGCAACAGAGAACAAGATTCTTCCGATTATTCAAAAGTACGAAGATGCCTTGCAAAATCCTGATGATGCAGAAGCATATCAAGCAGCTTTTGATTTAATGGATCAACACAATGCATGGGATTTTGAAACACAATACAAACAAATTCTATCGAAGTTAAAATTAGATAAACTAAAGCAAAAGGTGGGAACACTTTCTGGTGGACAGAAAAAGCGTTTGGCGTTGGCAATTATTTTAATTAACAAACCAGATTTATTAATTCTTGATGAACCAACCAATCACTTGGATCTAGAAATGATTGAATGGTTAGAATCCTTTTTTGCTCGCGAAAAAATCACCCTTTTTATGGTTACGCACGATCGTTACTTTTTAGAGCGTGTGTGTAATGAAATTATAGAATTAGATAATGGACAATTATACAAATACAAAGGAAACTACTCTTACTACCTGCAAAATAAAGAAGAACGAAAAGCTTTAGAAGCGACTAATTTAAGCAAGGCGAAGAGCTTATATAAAAAAGAACTGGATTGGATGCGTCGTCAGCCAAAGGCACGTACTACCAAATCAAAATCTAGAATTGATGATTTCTTCGAAATCAAAGCCAAAGCACATCAGCGCCGACAAGAACATGAAGTTCAGTTAGAAATTAACATGGAGCGTTTGGGAAGTAAGATTGTAGAGTTACATAAGTTGAGAAAATCTTTTGACGATAAAGTTATTTTAGATGGTTTCGAATATGTTTTTAAAAAAGGAGAGCGTATTGGTATCATTGGTAAAAATGGAACAGGTAAATCATCATTTTTAAATTTACTAACAGGACAAATTCCTGTTGATGGGGGAAAAATTGTAGTTGGTGAAACCGTAAAGTTTGGCTATTACACACAAAAAGGAATCAAGATAAAAGAAGGTCAGAAAGTCATTGAGGTGATTAAAGAATTTGGGGAAGAAATTCCGTTAACGAAAGGAAGAAGAATTTCTGCGGCGCAATTACTAGAACGTTTCTTATTTGATCGTAAAAAGCAATATGATTTTGTTGAAAAGTTAAGCGGAGGTGAGCAAAAGCGTTTGTATTTATGCGCGGTGTTGATACAAAACCCGAATTTTTTGATTTTAGATGAGCCCACCAACGATTTAGATGTGGTAACCCTAAATGTTTTAGAAAACTTTTTGTTGGA contains:
- a CDS encoding GEVED domain-containing protein, producing the protein MRNKYTAKLLLSAGMLVFASNAFAQSEEQIQKIRSEYDLVKLQTIQKNLQNKENLQKKEAMRIAQQKGWKTTIKKEDGTFMELQRVVNGKPIYYTTFNVDAARSTRTDHLHSGGSLGLNLMGQGMTANVWDGGGTRNTHQEFDGAGGNNRVSTIDGSTLNGNSFHAQHVTGTIVASGVVADAKGMAPHAKARTADWNNDKSEATTETGNGMILSNHSYGYAFRNQFGQVQLPQHFFGGYIEESRDWDEILFNAPNYLMVVAAGNDGNDNSANQNPTGGSGWDKLTGHSTSKNNLVVANAQDANIDANGNLVSVSINSSSSEGPTDDMRIKPDITGNGTGVYSTYDNNDSAYNSITGTSMASPNVTGSLLLLQQHYGNLNGGSLMRAATLKGLALHTADDAGAAGPDAVFGWGLLNTKRAAEAITANGNGSKIEQLTLTSGQTYTITVDSDGTSPLLASISWTDRPGTANTTVNSTTPVLVNDLDIRVTKGNTTYLPYELTGPTSSALRDNNVDPYERVDVNGASGTYTITVTNKGTLVGGSQAFSLIVTGVTGTPAVCNATTPTGVGVTGLSQTGATVNWSAVAGTTYDVRHRPVGGSWTVNAVTGTSTSLSGLTAGTQYQVQVRSKCPNGTNSSYSTTTTFTTVAPTPCESLPYAESFESNDGWTQVSGDDGDWVRDSGGTPSSTTGPSSGADGSFYMFLEASTNNSPGQIGNNATAILESGCFDLSGKSEATFAFKNHMYGTNMGSLTAQISTNDGSTWTNIWTQSGNQGNQWNSVSVNLNSYVGSTIKLRLVGTTGNSWRSDVAIDDIEITAVDAGSDTQAPSTPSNVQASNISQTTATLSWNASTDNVGVTGYEIFQGSSSIGTVTGTSANLTGLASGTSYTFSVRAQDAAGNVSNAGSVTFSTVNPAPTYCTSSGNRTSYEWIDNVELGGISNATGAGSGYSDFTNLVGNLAQGSTNTMIVSAGFSGSSYTEYWAVWIDFNQDGTFADSEKVVSGSSSSANNLSATVNVPSNAVLGQTRMRVSMKYNSAQTACENFGDGEVEDYTINITSSSNSLFTTFNSTNADALGNEVATTFTAYPNPARDIIQVKSSNRNVGLASYRILNSIGQTVQSGELTNDRINVSKLGLGMYILEVNDGQKLFNTKLVKR
- a CDS encoding ABC-F family ATP-binding cassette domain-containing protein, whose amino-acid sequence is MNYLTVENISKAYGERVLFEDLSFGINKDQKIAFVAKNGSGKTSILNIVAGKDVPDSGQIVSRKGIHIAYLSQEHHFDVNKSIEETIFATENKILPIIQKYEDALQNPDDAEAYQAAFDLMDQHNAWDFETQYKQILSKLKLDKLKQKVGTLSGGQKKRLALAIILINKPDLLILDEPTNHLDLEMIEWLESFFAREKITLFMVTHDRYFLERVCNEIIELDNGQLYKYKGNYSYYLQNKEERKALEATNLSKAKSLYKKELDWMRRQPKARTTKSKSRIDDFFEIKAKAHQRRQEHEVQLEINMERLGSKIVELHKLRKSFDDKVILDGFEYVFKKGERIGIIGKNGTGKSSFLNLLTGQIPVDGGKIVVGETVKFGYYTQKGIKIKEGQKVIEVIKEFGEEIPLTKGRRISAAQLLERFLFDRKKQYDFVEKLSGGEQKRLYLCAVLIQNPNFLILDEPTNDLDVVTLNVLENFLLDYPGNLMVVSHDRYFMDKIVDSLFVFRGNGVLENFPGNYSDFRAYEDSKTPEPKIEKTAPLKREKTPQKGKLSYNEKREFGILEIDIEKLQKKKTEIEGQFANGSIATEDINDKSVELQQIIENLEAKEERWFELSMKMEV
- a CDS encoding GEVED domain-containing protein gives rise to the protein MKKITLLFLFIAGALFSQQKRNCHSMNNLEFRQQKNPAIKQKMMEIEKFTQNKLLQMQNLQKKVDGEIIKIPVVVHVIYSNAQENISVAQIQSQIDVLNEDFRRTNSDANNKWSQAADTQIEFALAAIDPNGNPSSGITRKASTRTSWGTNDAMKSTAQGGVSPWDTSEYLNMWVCNIGGGILGYAQFPGGSAATDGVVMSPQYFGSSDKGSGFYLSAPFDKGRTTTHEVGHFLNLRHIWGDGGCSVDDFVSDTPTSDAPNYGCATGHVSCGSEDMVENFMDYSDDSCMNLYTVGQKNRMRAVLEAGGVRRSLALSDKFSPAVCNATTPTGVNVSGVSSSEATVSWNDVSGATFDVRFRPVGTSSWTVNAVSGTSITLSGLSASTQYQVQVRSKCSSGNSSYSSTVNFTTTEVQLNYCDSKGNNVNDEYIGRVAIGSINNTSGNGNGYSDFTSQSTSLEKSASASITITPIWTGTVYSEGYAVFIDYNQDGDFTDSGETVWTQSATQNTPVSGSFAIPAGATEGATRMRISMKYNGVPTSCETFSYGEVEDYTVVIVAAAPDTQAPSQPSNLQASAVTQTTATVSWNASSDNVGVTGYEVFRGSTSLGTITGTSANLTGLLANTSYTVSVRAKDAAGNQSNAGSVTFTTLSNQVSYCASSGNRVTYEWIDNVELGGIANATGRNGGYGDFTDQVGTLAQGSSNTMIVSAGFRSTAYTEYWAVWIDFNQDGTFSESEKVVSGSSSSANNLSATVNVPSNAVLGNTRMRVSMKYNAAQTACENFGDGEVEDYTINITSSARQDLVSSGADALGNEAAIDLLAFPNPTTNFVHVKLSNRAAEISSYSIMNTIGQTVQQGELTNGTINVSNLSLGMYILEVNDGQKSFKTKLLKK